A segment of the Zingiber officinale cultivar Zhangliang chromosome 8B, Zo_v1.1, whole genome shotgun sequence genome:
TGTGTACtttttgagtcatatattgaaagacgcaGAGTCCCGCTAcacctgtcttgaaaaattaacaTACGCATTGGTGTTACCTGCTCGGAGACCTTGTCCGTATTTCCTGGCTCATTcgatcatcgtgatgaccaacaacaCCCTAGAAAGAGTTCTCCTAAATCAGAGGCATCTGGATgactgatcaagtggacaaccgAGCTCAGTGAGTTTGACATTCAATATTAGCCCAAGATGGTGATTAGGGCTCAAGCCTTGGCGGATTTCGTTACAGAGGTCCAAAACACCAAGCCAAAGGCAACTTGGAAGATATACGTCGACGGCTTGTCCATTTGGCAAGGCAGCAGGATCGACATTCTGTTGATTTCACCTTGGGAGGACCGGATGCAGCTGTCCATTCGGCTGAATTATTGGGCGACAAATAATGAAGTCAAATACGAAACCTTGATAACCGACCTACAAGAAGCTCGACACGTCGGAGCCACAAAAAGCCTCATCCACTCAGACTCTCAGTTAGCCGCTCAACATCTATCTAGGACGTTCGAAATCAGCAGCTcccgactcaagctctacgcagaAGCCTTAGAGAAGCTGAAGGTGAATTTCTAAGAAgtcattatacagaagatccctcaATCAGACAACTAGGCAACGGATGAgctggctaagttagctagttcatcaTCCCCGGTCGTGATAAGCtagccgatcgagcaagtttcATTGGTAGCCCACATCGATCAGATGGAGGGAATAGTTTGTCCAAATGACTAGAGGATGTCGTTGATTGAATTCCTTCGATCGGAAAGCACACCATCGGATCAAGAAGCAGCTCATCTATTGAAAAAGAAGGTTGGGCGATTTATGTTGATCGGGGACCAATTTTATAAACAAGCTTTCTCGAGGCCACTACTCAATTGTGTTGGGTCAGAAGACATagagtacatcctccaagaagtgcaccaGGACTCTTGCGAAAGTCATCCGAGCGGCCGCTCACTCGCCCGGAAGATCTTtctggccggatatttttggcccacactTCAATAGAACGCCACTCAGACAGTGGCTACTTGCCTGTCTTGCTAAAATTATCACAATATCCCGCACCGACTGACCAAGGAAATAAAAGTGTTCACGGTATCTTGCCCGTTTGACCAATagggcatggacatcgttgggCAGTTTCCAATAGCGACCACTTAGCGAAGATTCCTGCTCATCGTCgtggattattttttaaaatgggtgGAAACCGAACGTTAGCAAAAATAACGGAGTAGATGGTCATCAAATTCGTCTGGCAGGACATCTTGTGCCGATTCGGCATCCCTCGATGGCTCATCTCAGATAACGGGAGGCATTTTGCTGGTCGGAGGCTCCGGGAGTGGTGTAAGGGCTATGACCTTTACcaagccttcacctcagtggcttacccccagagcaatggtcaagcggaagtcaccaatcgggagatcctcagaggTCTACGAGCTCAGCTCGACTACGCAGGAGGCAACTAGGTCGATGAGCTCCCCAGCGTCCTGTGGGCCCTTTGTACAATTCCAAAGGAGGCGACCAGCGTAATACCATTTTATCTGGTGTACGGTGGTGAAGCGTTAATCCCGTTGGAAgtcggagtagaatccgatcgggtgcagcTCTACGATAAGGGGAATGGCAAGCGAAGACTCATAGAGTTTGATTTGGTGGATGAGGCGTGGGATAAGGCTACCATTCGGCTAATGGCGTGCTGACAGTGAATGAAGTAGATTACAATCGGAAGGTGATCCTGATGTCCTTCCGATCAGCGATCTGGTGTGAAAAAGAATAAAGTCGGTCGACGACATCACCAAACTCGAAGCCCCATGGGTGGGACCTACAAGGTCGTGCAAAAGCTTCACTCGAGAGCCTACTATCTAGAGGACAAGGACGGAAGATAACTCGAGCGGCCGTGGAGCGTGAATCATCTCTAACcctatgttgtaagaagaatatttatgtgtaatttgtggatactacttgatgtgtataatatctattacctttttatgttgtaagaagaatatttatgtgttggttacatggcattgacttggtgtgtttagatacatcggtacatttttatttgtaatttgcttggtgaattaataatattaacttaattttgtaCTATTGAAACGTTGTCATTATGTGATAATATCGACTTTTCACTGCTTTTGAAATCGGTGTCGTTAACCAATACTACATTGATTTTTAAATGTTGCTCAAACTGGTGTCATTATCTGATATTACATTGGTCTTCCACCGTTGTCAAAACTGGTGCCATTAAttgatattacatcagttttacaccaTTACTGGAATTGATGTTGTTAATATTACACCGGTCAAAAATCTCTACCAAAACTAGTGTTATTAATAGATATTACATAGGTCTTACACCATTGTTGaaacgatgtcgttaagtgatactacaccgattaaTAATCGATTCGGAAACCGGTGTCGTTaaatgatactacaccggttacaAATCggtgtctaaaatggcagaccttttataGCGCCTTCATAGACACCGGTCTATTTTGTCATAGATAGCGGTAGAAAATCGTTGTCTATGagcatttttcttgtagtgatttttGTTGATAGAATGTGAATTTAGAGATAAAATGGAGATAAAAAACCTTGAAACGTGATTTTCCAGCATGATGCATGATCTGGTTGTGTCATCTGACACTTTCGTGCATCATTTGAAGAGCTAGGCAGGAAATAGAGCGACATTTTGACTTCCAAAAGGAAACATGGGTTGGTCATGCTTTTAATCATAGCTATGCTTCTCACTATTCCTCGCCAAGGAAACTTCCAGCAGTCGACAAGCTATGTGTTTTCCATACAACCATGGTACGATGATGACacccctctttttttttttttttgtgtatttTAGGACAATGCCCCCAATTTTTTTTGGGAAAGTTTGTTAGTTTTAGTGTTCTTAGAGACTATAAAAGAACCAAGGGGTACTTGGTTATGGTAGCGATGGATCAAAGGGTTCCCCATTCCCTATTAAGGGGGTTTCCTTGTGACAAGGAACCTTAGGAGTGCATTGTTTGTAAGGAGCCGTCAAGATTCGGTCCTTAAAGCTTGGAGTTCATCCGAAGACACTGACGCACATGACAACTaagctttctctctcttttctttttgatttgCAGAATTCCCTTTTCCATGTCTTTgtgttgtaactccatcttcatagagtaattattttaattttaggaTGAGAGGGTAGTTCGATGAATTGTTGACACTTGTTTTATATttattcatctcttttatagcATGACATGTTTAGTTTATGACCCGGCTTTAGTATGCATATATGATTAGTGCATTTTCATATCCCATGGGATGTAGGAAAGGACCGAGAGGTGAACCCAATTCTCCGACCCCTAAAGTCCGAGACATAAGGTGTTGTTCATAAAAGTAGTTTAAAATCTGACAAGAGCATCATTGGCTGTCACGTAGCTTTATGGGTTTATCCCAATTAAACATCACAAAGTAGGAAATAACAACTAGAGGACTGTGTGACATTGTGACAGAAGACTCTATGAATAAGCGCTCATTTTAGTAAGGTTACTTTGAAAATAGGCACCGCATTTGGGTAGGCTCACCAGTATTATTCCAAAAGTCTATGCCAGATACCTCGGGATACACCACCTTCATAATTATTGAACACAAAGTTAAAAGAGAATAACATTTAGAGTGTCAATGATCATCGTGGTGAAACCAAAGTCTTAAAATTGCTTCCTCAAATTAGTTCCCCCCACCCCTCTTTCTTAGTTTAATTTCTCTCCCACTTGATTTTCTCAATCTCGATTGATTTAAATAATATACTCGGTGATTTGGATTGATACTCTATTGACAGTCCCAGTGgtcaatattttattatttcacGACAACAGTGCACTTGTGGATTTTGCTCATCAGCTCCCATCGCCAAAGATTGACTTAAGCATCGTAGAGAATTTGCAAGACAATTCTGACCCTCTTTAACATGTGTTACTTCACACAAGTTAGTTTTCATCCTTGGAGGAAGTGTCCATGTCAACAGCCAGCAATCAGCGAGGAGGTGATCTAGAGGCAACCACAGGTTAGGTCAGAATTCAACTCGATctgggcccgtaaccgggtcaatggGACTGTTATCTATTGACTAGAGCCGAAAATTTGAATTGGACCCATCCGTTTAGTCCATCCCTCCAAATAATTTAAGAGGTTGGGTTGAAATTATATCAACTCATTTAAAGACAAGTTGAAGTGGGCCGACCCGCTTGGGCCCTCAACGGGACTGGGTTGGCCTGCAGATTGAGAAGAAAAAAATCTCTAAAGaatttttttctcaaataaaCAGTAGAAGTGAGCACAAGAGATTTAGAGGTATACATCTTTTGTGtaattaaattttagaaaaataaatataagttGTATTCTTAGGAAAAAATTAATAAACCATAACTTTAAATCATCAGTCCTTCCACAATGTCTTGGTGGAAAGGAATCTCCAAAGACAATAATTCTCCAAAGACAATAAATTCAAAAACATGCTTCATTACGGTTCCATAAAAGTTATAAGCCCTAAATCTGTCTAATTCGTAatccaaatttatttttttataatttctatatatatattttttatttttttttcattttttggtgGGAAATTATGTTGTCATGATTAAACTCAAGTCTCTTGGGTGACAATCAAGTATCCTAACCAATTAGCCTATAATATATTGATGTTCACATGTGATAGTTAATTATTTGATAATTAATCAATAATTTCTTTTGATATACAAAAAAAATAGTAAGAGAgtacataatttttttaattccatAACCGTTCATTTATAGTAGTGTGATTTAAAAGTTAGAGAAAATGAGTAAAAGTAATTCCAACCAATAAATTGATGGTTATAACCGTTGAGTAATAAAGAAGAACTTATGGCAATACTTCTATGGTTCAGAATACTCCTCTAAAATTATAAGGGATATatagacaacttaaataagtgcaagtcatttattatattttttttaaaatttataatttttaaatttgttaaaataataataatcttgaaccatgACAAATTATGAATTAGTGGTTCCGAACCATGAACCGTAATTGTCATGGACAGTTAAGGTTAGCGGTCAAACCGTAACCATCCTTGACAATTAAGGCTAAGGGTAAACTTGTCAGGAATCGTCGAACTGTTGATTCCGAACAGTCAAACAGTCAGTTCTGAACTATCGAAGAGTCGGTTCTAAACCGTCGGACAGTcgattccgaaccgtcgaaccgttgACTTTGAACCGTCGAAGCATCAGCTCCAAACCATCGAACCGTCGATTTCAAACCGTCGATTCCAAATCGTCGTCGGGTCTAGATAGATCTTACAAACATGAATTTACATAAAACTTgattaaaaaatgattaaccaggtcAGATAACGTTGAATCTAAGGTGATTGATCCGGCCCCATGGAAGTTTCCCATCGACCGccaaggtaaatcgggaagcactcaTGACGAGTGACTTAGAAGCCCAACATCCATTGGTTGCGCATCCGATTTGGAGGAAAATTCCCTATAAATACGTCGTATCTAGGAATTGAACTGTGGGTGTCTGGGTGACAATTGAATGCTCTTCCActgcaccatagccccgggggCATACATGAAACTTAATCAAAAACATGCCCAAAGTggaacaacaagagaaatatctTACAATCAATGCTACATGAAGCATAAAGCACAAAATGGAACGAACAAGAGAAATACCTTATGATTATTATTGAATTGTTCGATTAGATAATGTCTTCTAGTTCACACCCACCCAATTTAAAAACACAAATCTAGAGATTTAAACGGCTGCTGAATCTTGTAAGAGAGCAAGCAGAATCATCACACCTCAAAAAAATCCATCCTTCAAAGTTGGAGCCTACTTGACTTCATTGATAGATTGACTGCATCAAGTTACAGACAGCATCAGTATGATGGAACAATATATGATTCAAAGTTCATTAAGGGTCAAAACTAGATCTTGATACTgaatattttccttttttttcaagTTCTATCATATTGAAATGATAAAAATGATTAGTAGATCTGTTCAAGTAAAATGATTCGGAGACTCTTACATGATGTCAAAGCGTGACTTGGTTATATTGTCTTCCCATATCAATGTTTTGAACCAGTTGACATCGTCAAGTCTTACAACGTGCACCTTCTTCAGCTTCTGTGCACTCTCATGTCCAATGGGCAGTCTTGCTAGGTTCAAACAGTCACTGAGGTGGATGTACTCCAATGACGGCCAATCCAAGGTTTTTGCCGGTTCTCCTTCGAAGAAATATCTTAGACTAGGCAATTTGATGAACAACAGTTGTTTGAGCATGGGGAAAGCCCCCTTCTTCAAATCACAGCCTTCTTCGTCGGTGATGATAGTCTCGAGGAAGTCGTTATTTTTTATCTCCAGTCTTTCTAGGCTTTGAAGCTCATTTGCAATGCTTGGCAAGAAAACATGTTTGAGGCATGGGCATCCCATTATCTGTAGTTGCTTCAGTTTCTTAAAAGTTTCAGATGGTAGTAGTCGTGAATGAGTTGCCTCCAATATCTGGGAGAACAGATTCAATAACTTTTTACAATTAACAACTTCAAAAGTAGTGAGGTTATGCAAGCTTCCAGGAGGAACAACTCCAGTGCAGAAACTGATAACATCCGATATCTGAGATAGTCGTATCATTTGCAATTTCGGAAAGATAACAGAATCATGCCCAAGCCCTTCGAAATTTAGCAGTACATCTGGCCCGGGACATCCTTCAAGAAGAAGCTCTACTAGACTTGGATGCACTCTCTGAAGCAAGTCTTGTGGCAAAATGTCAACAATGTTTCTGCACCTTCTTAATTCAAGTGTTCTTAATTTTTTGAGTGAATGAGCAGGAAGCTGGCCAGGACAAATCTGTTCCAGATTCTCCATGTCCAAAAGGGTTAGCTTCATGAGCTCACCAAATGCATTCGATGGAGTATCATCAGTTGACCGTAGAAGACATTGGATTTGATGGCAGTTCACAATGAGCAAAGACTGCAGATTGGCAAAGCAAGACATGCTCTCTAAGGGTATCAGATCTGTGAAATTCCATTGGCAACTATCAAGCCTCAATGCTTCGGCTCTCTTGAGAAAAGGCTTACCCCAACTGATCATCGACTGACTTGCTTGTTTTACAAAAAAGTCTCTCTGGTTTTTAGAAGCCAGTGAAAACCAATCTGGCTCATTATATATAATGAAGTGGCGCAAGGCTTTGTAAGCATTGTCAGGAATAATTTGTTCAGAAAAATCTCGGGCATACTTGACATACAACTCAACCCTGACCAACTTTTTCAAAGATGCAACCTCAACTAGTAGTGCTTCAGTCACATTGTAGCCTCTCAAGTAAAGTTCTTCGAGTTGAGTTAACTTTGGTACCAAATTTCTGGGTATCTGCAGCAATGTGCAATTCGACAAGTCCAAAAGCTTTAGCTTAACCAGACCATATACTGTTTCCGGTAACGCACTAATACCTCTACATTCCTGCAAGGTAAGTATTACGAGTGTCTTTAGTTCCCCGACAACATTTATATCGTTCAGCTGTTTACATCTATCTAAACGGAGAGTTCCTAGACCTTTTAAGCATATCAATGAGGAAGGTAAAGAAGTAATGTCTGTATTACTTAAATCGAGAACATTTAGTGAGACCATGTTTTCAAAGAAATTGTCTGGCACACTAGTAATTGGGTTAATATTCAGCAACAACAGAATTAGTTTGGGGCAATTTGGTTTTTCAGGAATTTCTTGCAAGAAATTATTCGAGAGTGAAATTCTCTTGCAATCTGCCAAGTTCTCATACTTCGGCCAATCTATAAGGCCAAGTCCAGCTTTAACAAGAAAATGGTTGTTGTCCTTGAAGCCAATATATACAGCTACATCTCGCACCACATCATGAAGCTTCACACACCCGGCTTTCTTACTATCAAGCACTAAACATGAAAGTTTCAGTTTCTGGAGCAAAAAATGCACTCTGCCACGTACATTCTCTAAAGTGGAGAGATTACTCAATAAATTCTCTCCCACTGCATATCGAGTTATTTCATCCTCACTGATATCATAGTCCTCGCGGAACAAACAGCAGTAGAGAAACAACTGTTTTAGTTCAGCAGTCTTCAGATTTTGATAACTTAGCTCTAGTGGTTTGAACAATTTTTCCTCTACCTCTTCCATGTTTCCAGGAACGGATTGCTTGAGTTGGGATAAGGCATCTTCCCAAGCACTGGCATCCTTGTAAGATCGTAACGCTCTTCCCACTACAGCAATTGCCAGCGGCAAACCACAACATTCTTGTGCTACCTTTCTTGCAACCGGTTCTATGCCATCAGACTCAGCAACTTGCCCCGCCCTCATTCTGAAAAGTTGCCATGAATCTTCTTCAGACAAGGTGGCAACTTCCACTGAGACATCAGTTTCCATTACATTGCATGTTTCAGCTTTGCGGGAGGTGAGCATCACTTTACAACCCTTGTGTTCTTGGTATGGAATCCCAACTTCCGTAACTAGCTCCAGCCTTGCCCAAACATCATCTAGCATTATCAaaactttcttctccttctccaacCTAGTGGCCAACATCTTATTTGAGGATTCACGCATGCCCAGCGCATCAGCAATGCAGCGTTGGATCTGAGCTATGTTTGGATTCTGTGACACAACCACATCTATTACCACATCAAATGTTtctgcttccttcatctttctgcCTATTTCTTCCATCAATACAGTTTTGCCTACACCACCCATGCCATATATTCCAATCAAATTCACTTTATCATCATTCAGTGCATCAATAACCTTTCGCATTGCCTCTTTGGTGGCGCCAAAGCTCACAAAGTCTTTGTTCGATGGATAATTAAGAGTTGATGGATCAAGAGTATGAGAAAAAGCTTGGAAGTTCTTTCGATCTAGTAGTTCTAATGCTTCAGCCCTTTTCTTGGTAGCCTCCCTTCCGACCTTATAACGAGGCACCAAACTAGGCATGTAACATTTCTCATCCCTTACCATCCTGTTGAAGTTGTTCTCGATATTATTAAATTTCCCCTCCAGTTCAAGCACATTATTTAGCCACAAATTAACTTCATCACTGATAACTTCATTGTTCCTTTCAGCTGCCTCCATTTTTTGTTGTGTGTCATCCCTGATGGCCTTTAAAATATCGAAATGTTCTTTGAGTTTCTCAAATTTTTCTTTGGAATATATAAAATAACATACGTGGGTCTTTAATTTGTTCCAAAAGTACTTCACAATCACATTCCCAATTTCTGATTCCATTCCTCCACAAGAGTTACTGAAACAAGGAACAACCATGATCTGCGCAGGAAGTAAATTTACAGGGTATATTTGGTAGttcagaaataaaaaaaaaaaatgataatcaaaCAATGCAATGTTAAAGAACCGAAACTTTCATACTTTCACGTAAGAGtcctttaggtttcattctaTTTTTAATGGTTCCAAAATGTGAAATTTCAACAAATACATGAAGAAGAACCTATCCCTCCCATATCCAGACTATGCCACATATAGATCACTTGAGAAAGTAACAAACGTCCAAAAAAGAAGTTGAGGAGCGTACCTCGGCAATGCCAATGATGGTGAGCAAGatgaaatcagaaaaaaaaatacGGAGATAAATAAGATGATGAAATCAGAAAAGGACCGATGTGAAGGCATTTGATACTTGTCGGCCACTTGCACGTTCCCTCTTCGTTAATTATTCGATATTCTTTTCGTCTATTAATTAGTGCCGAAAAGAATGGAGTACTCCTTAACtattacaaaataataaacacgGAACGAACTTTTTTTTTAAGAATcactttttaaatatatttttattcgtatgaattgaaaaaaaaatgaattttcctTCCTTCCTACTCGTAGCTAGCGGCCTATCCAAGATTTTCAACTAGTGGCTAAATCTTTGAAAATTCTAAATATTAGTATAGGTTAATTTTTaccatctaaaatttaaattttggatttaaggAGTTGAAagtaaacttaaattcaaaaaatttaactATAACCTTTTGTTCTAGTTGAAATAAAGATATgtcaatttctaaaatttatctataactcaaattcaaaaaatcatttatGATCTCACTTTATTATAATATTAATGTATTCATATATATGAGATATTCATTCTGATCTAAATAATCATTCTAATTATCatcttaataaaataaaatttatattttacctTTCTCATTCaattaatgaaaaatgaaaaatataaaggacaatttactttttttttttttttttttttttttttgctgttgTGTTGTAGTTGgacaaaagaaaaagagttactTGTAAAGCGGTGCTcactgaaaaaaaaaactattgctTTTGAGAAAAACATAAAAGAGAAGATAGGAAGGAAGAAATAAAAGTAGATAGTTTTACCTTTTTCGTTAGTAACATCAATTAATTTCGGTGAGTTTGGTAACAACACAAAGAGAGCAAGGCACAGTatatgaggaagaagaagacaacaGTTATTCTTGTAGTACTAATAAAGTCTTAGAAAACACGATAAGAGAAATAAGATACGAGAGTTAGTCTTGTTGCTAGAAGAGGCAGCAGTTGATATTGCATTTCAGTTAgagaaatgaagaaaaagaaggaaatgaggaagaagagaaagggaaaaataaaagagagaaatGAGTGAAAATATGACAGTGGCTTATGACACAGCGGGGGTTACTGTATGTATGAGAAAagtggaaagaaaacaaaagagattTGACCAAATCATAACTTGGTCAAATAAACTTTAAACCAATCCTACTTTAAACCAACCTAATCTTTATCTCCATACTTACCCATTGAATTTAGACATTTAATTTACTCccaatctaattttaatttaacgacCTCACTCCATCATATTCtacaatttaatttattttttattattatatttttttatttttaaaatttaatattaaatattttaagtcatgatattttctaataaaaataaTACGACTGAATGCTTTagtcaagtattttttaaatataagttaatttaaattttttgagaaATGAATCAACCGGTCGTGGCATTTTTCCCACCGCTTCTAGTGGCCACCTGATCGAAGTCATGTTCGATTGCCTTGTGACCTTGCTTAACCTCGAAGTCATGTTCGATTGCCTTGTGACCTTGCTTAACCCTCCGCGGCCGCAAGTCCGACCACATAACTTttcttcttaaatttttttttctctcttccttgtcttcaaagattttttttctaCCTTAAATTCCTTTCTTTACTCAATCTACACACTagagtaaaataaaaaattattattatttattaaaatcaaaccaaattaaatagatttaattatttCATCAAAGACAtgaagaattatttttttttttaaattacatgATCTCATACATTTATCTTTTTTTCTGaagatttaataaaaaaaattaaaaaatattttttaaaaatatttttaaatttttaatatctaattaaaaaataaagaaaatgaaataaagttaataaaataaaaacctagttattttattaaacattatgattttaaaatttatgtcaAATTAATATAATTAGTTATGAATAATctctttaatttatttatataattttttaaattttttaaatccatTAAAGAGTTTTGACTAAAAGTTATCGATGCTcaattttattctaaacttacGTCACTATATTCATAATGGTCctctaaatttatatatatatatatatatatatatatatatacttatttttattttagaattttgataaaaaaattgtaAATTATAAAAGAACTTTAAAAAGATTAAatctattattaattttatttttttagaaaaaataaatataaaaaatattttggtgTTGTTCAAAATATTACTACCAGCTGGTGTTACTTTCGTCAAAACAACACCATTTTGATTGTGTTTTTTGTCAAAGCAGTACTAAGTTGGTTCTCTAAAAATGAACTATTAAGAGATTTGACTATCATGAGTTTTATCAGGCTCAAAAACTCTTGATTCGTGATCTCtatcaattttagaaaattatatttaaaaaatttagtatTATTTACTTTTGGCATAGTTTCATATCTCGATATATATAGAGAAAGAGAATATGCCAATAGTTTCTCCTAATCTTATCCAtactaaagtttaaaattttacaaaagccTCTAATTTATCAATGACTCTTGATCAAACCCATTAATGGATCTAAACAAGTCAGTTTGTTTAAACTTTATCTAATAAGTTTCTTTTTAGTCTCTTGAGTCTCATCATGCTCAAAAACTTTGATTCATAGCCTTTTCAtcaatttaaagaaattatttaaaaaattcaattttctttACCTTTGGCATAGTTCATATCTGGATCTATT
Coding sequences within it:
- the LOC122014272 gene encoding probable disease resistance protein At4g27220, yielding MVVPCFSNSCGGMESEIGNVIVKYFWNKLKTHVCYFIYSKEKFEKLKEHFDILKAIRDDTQQKMEAAERNNEVISDEVNLWLNNVLELEGKFNNIENNFNRMVRDEKCYMPSLVPRYKVGREATKKRAEALELLDRKNFQAFSHTLDPSTLNYPSNKDFVSFGATKEAMRKVIDALNDDKVNLIGIYGMGGVGKTVLMEEIGRKMKEAETFDVVIDVVVSQNPNIAQIQRCIADALGMRESSNKMLATRLEKEKKVLIMLDDVWARLELVTEVGIPYQEHKGCKVMLTSRKAETCNVMETDVSVEVATLSEEDSWQLFRMRAGQVAESDGIEPVARKVAQECCGLPLAIAVVGRALRSYKDASAWEDALSQLKQSVPGNMEEVEEKLFKPLELSYQNLKTAELKQLFLYCCLFREDYDISEDEITRYAVGENLLSNLSTLENVRGRVHFLLQKLKLSCLVLDSKKAGCVKLHDVVRDVAVYIGFKDNNHFLVKAGLGLIDWPKYENLADCKRISLSNNFLQEIPEKPNCPKLILLLLNINPITSVPDNFFENMVSLNVLDLSNTDITSLPSSLICLKGLGTLRLDRCKQLNDINVVGELKTLVILTLQECRGISALPETVYGLVKLKLLDLSNCTLLQIPRNLVPKLTQLEELYLRGYNVTEALLVEVASLKKLVRVELYVKYARDFSEQIIPDNAYKALRHFIIYNEPDWFSLASKNQRDFFVKQASQSMISWGKPFLKRAEALRLDSCQWNFTDLIPLESMSCFANLQSLLIVNCHQIQCLLRSTDDTPSNAFGELMKLTLLDMENLEQICPGQLPAHSLKKLRTLELRRCRNIVDILPQDLLQRVHPSLVELLLEGCPGPDVLLNFEGLGHDSVIFPKLQMIRLSQISDVISFCTGVVPPGSLHNLTTFEVVNCKKLLNLFSQILEATHSRLLPSETFKKLKQLQIMGCPCLKHVFLPSIANELQSLERLEIKNNDFLETIITDEEGCDLKKGAFPMLKQLLFIKLPSLRYFFEGEPAKTLDWPSLEYIHLSDCLNLARLPIGHESAQKLKKVHVVRLDDVNWFKTLIWEDNITKSRFDIIQSINEVK